Sequence from the Corallococcus sp. EGB genome:
GGGCCTGTGCGCCATCGCGGGTTCGGCGCTCCTGGGCCGGTGGGCGCTGACGCTCTTCTACGGCGCCGCCTACGCCCGGAACCTGGAGCTGTTCGTCTGGCTGATGGCCGCCGCGGCATTGGAGTACGTCTGCTTGAGCCTCGCGGTGGGGCTCACCTCGGCGCGCGAGCTCAAGGGCCAGGTGGTGCAGCTCGCCGTCTCCGTGGTCGTCGTGGCGCTGGGCAGCGCGGTGTGGGTGCCGCGCGTGGGGCCGGTGGGGGCCGCCTGGGCCCTGGGGCTGGGCTGGCTGTCGGAACTCGCGTGCAGCGCCTGGCTGACCTGGCGCGTCTGGCGGCGGCTGACGGCCCCGGCACCCGTGCTCCACGCCATCCCCCCCGCCCGGGTGGATGCACGGGAGCCAACAACAGGCTGAGTCCCGGGGGTCGTGGTGGCGGGAAGAAGGCATTTCTAGGCTTCCTGGCTTCAAGGAGCGACGTCCCCATGCAAAGACAGGCAGGAACCGGGCTGTTCCTCAAGCGTTGCATCGACGTGCTGGCGGCGGCGCTCGGGCTGATATGTGTTTGCCCGGTGATGGCCGTCACGGCGCTCTTCGTCTGGCTGACGATGGGCGGCCCCGTCCTCTTCCGGCAGCAGCGCCCTGGCAGGAACGGACAGCTGTTCACCCTCTTCAAGTTCCGCACCATGCTGGACGCGACGGACGCGGACGGCCAGGTGCTGCCGGACGAGCAGCGCCTCACCTGGGCCGGGCGGCTCTTGCGCTCCACCAGCCTGGATGAGCTGCCCCAGTTGTTGAACGTGCTGAAGGGCGACATGAGCCTCGTCGGGCCCCGCCCGCTGCTGGTGGAGTACCTGCCGCGCTACAGTCCGGAGCAGGCGCGGCGCCACGACGTGATGCCCGGCATCACCGGCTGGGCGCAGGTCAACGGCCGCAACGCGCTCAGCTGGGAGGAGCGCTTCCGGCTGGATGTCTGGTACGTGGAGCACTGGAGCCTGGCGCTGGACTTGAAGGTGCTGGCCCTGACCGTGGTGCGCGTGCTGCAGCGCCAGGGCGTCTCCTTCGCGAGCGAGGCCACCCTGCACAAGTTCATGGGGAGCGCGCCGTCGGAGCCCCACCGCGCGGCGCTCCGGCAGCCGGAGGCCGCCCCGGTCAGCCCGCAGTCCGCAGCCCCTGCTTCCGTGGAACGGCTCGGACCACCTCCACCACCCGCTCGAGCTCGCGGGGCGTGAGGTTGGAGCCGGACGGCAGGCACAGGCCGTGACGGAACAGGTCCTCCGCCACGGCGCCCCGCCGCCGCTCGAAGCTCGCGAAGACGGGCTGCAGGTGCATGGGCTTCCACACCGGCCGCGCCTCGATGTTCTCCCGCTCCAGCGCGGTGCGCACCACCTCCCGGTCCGCGCCGAACACCTCCGGGTCGATGGTGACGGTGGTGAGCCAGCGCGTGTGCCGGCCCCATGGCGCCTCCGGCATGAACGCGATGCCCGGCAGGTCCCGGAAGGCCTCCGCGTAGAAGGCGTGGTTCGCGCGGCGCGCGGACACCCGCTCCTCCAGCACGTGCAGCTGCCCCCGCCCGATGGCGGCCAGCACGTTGCTCATCCGGTAGTTGTAGCCAATCTCCGAGTGCTGGTAGTGCGGCGCCGTGTCGCGCGCCTGCGTGGCCAGCTTGAGGGCGTGCTGCACCAGCTCGCCGTCCGCGGACACCAGCATCCCGCCCCCGGACGTGGTGATGATCTTGTTGCCGTTGAAGGAGTAGATGCCCACGCGGCCCACCGTGCCGGGGGCCTTCCCCTTGTACGTGCTGCCCAGGGCCTCCGCCGCGTCCTCCACCACGGGCACGCCGTAGCGGTCGCAGGCGGCCATGATGGGGTCCAGGTCCGCGCTCTGGCCGTACAGGTGCACCACCACCACGGCGCGAGGCAGCCGGCCCTGGCGGGCCCGCGTCGTCAGCTCCTCCTCCAGGAGCGCGGGGTCCATGTTCCAGGACGTGCGCTCGCTGTCGATGAAGACGGGTGAGGCGCCCAGGTAGCGGATGGGATTCACCGACGCGGAGAAGGTGAGCGTGCTCACCAGCACGTCGTCGCCGGGGCCCACGCCCACCAGCTGGAGCGCCAGGTGGAGCGCGGCCGTGCCCGAGCTCAGCGCCAGCGCGTGCGGGCTGCCCACGCACCGCGCGAACTCCTCCTGGAAGGCGTCGACGTGGGGGCCCAGGGGCGCGATCCAATTGCTGAGGAACGCGTCGTCGACGTAGCCGCGCTCGAACGCCCCCATGTGGGGAGACGACAGGTAGATGCGGGAGGACATGCCAAGGGCTCCAGGCAGGACCGGGCATGCGGCCCCGGGCGGTGCCTGAAGCGTTCGCACAGTCCCTCCCCCCGCGCGCTCGGGCGGAAGGAGGGGGTGTTTGTCCGCATTGTGGAACTCGGGCTACAGCGCCGACCCCTGGGACAGCAGCATCGCGTTGAGCGCGCCGTTGCCGTAGAACTGTGTGTTGTTGCCCACGGGGTGCGACTCCAGGCGCTGCTGGACGGCGGCGTCGTAGCGGCCCAGCTTCATCAGGCCGTCATTGAACCAGCCTGTGCCGCTGCCCGTGCCATCCACGTAGTTGGCGAACCGGGTGGCGGACGGCCAGATGACGTTGTTCAGCGTGGCGACGAACTTGCGCATGTCCTCGTCCGTCCACTCCATGCCCGCGTCGTGGGCCTCCACGATGTAGGACAGCACGCCGTTGCCGTGCGCCACGTCCTGCCCCGGGCGGGACGTGGAGCCCCACTCGGCGGCCCAGAAGTACGCCCTGGGGTCCACGGGGCTGGGAATCAGCTGGCCGCGCAGCGACCCGTTGTCGTTGTTGGGCATGCCATGGTTGATGTTGTTGAAGACGGTCAGGTACTGCACCCTCTTCGTCGCGTCCGTCGTCATGATCGACAGGTCCATGGCGATGTAGGCCCAGTGCGACGCCATGTGTGTATTCACGCGATAGATGTAACTGTTGGGGCTGCGCGTGTACCACTTCTCGAACATGTTCTTTTCGGTGAACGCCAGCAGCTTGTTGTACTCCGCCCTGTACGCATTGTCGTTGTAGAGCGCGGGCGTCTCACGGATGGTGCGCAGCATGCGCGTCACGTAGCGCCAGCAGTAGCTCTCGAACAGGGGGACTTCCTGGCCCAGCGTGTCCGAGCGCGCCGACGCCCAGCCCAGGTAGCTGTCCTTGAACTGGCTCCTGGGCAGCGAAGAAGAGACCCTCGCGTGGTTGACCATGTTGTTCACATACAGCAGCGCCCGGTCCATGTATTGCGTCTTGCCGGTGGCGCGATACATCGCGGTGTTGCCGTCGATGCCGTAGGACAGGTCGTAGAACTGCCAGCTGTCCAGCGAGTTGCTCATGGGGAGGAAGCTGGAGGTGTGCTCCGCGTTCCAGCGGCTCAGGAAGAGCGTCTCCCAGTCCACGACGGTGCGCAGGCCGGTAGCGGCCCGGGCCGTGGTGCCCCGCCGCTTCGCCTCGGTGGAGGTGGCACGCGCTTCCGCGGCGACACAGGAGTCCACTTCAGCCCCGGGCTTCCCGGGAACGGCGACGGCCTCTTCAGGGGAGGGGCGAGCGAGCGTGGCCGCGCCAGGGGCAGGGACACCGGTGTTGCCAGCGGCGCTGTCCCTGCGGGGATGGGTTGTGCCGGACTTGCCCTGCTCAGGGTTGAGCCCACAAGCACCACCCACCAGCAGGGCAAGCGACAACAGGGATGACAAGGCGCGACCAGACATGTCGCGGCTACGGGATTCCAACATCAGGGGGCTCCTGTAGGGCAGCACCGGACGACTACCCGGGGGCTACCCTTTTGCGGGAACGCCGGAGTGCGTTCACGGGCTGCAACAATCATTTGCGGCTTCCGGAATTCCTTTGTGGTTAGACGAAACTTATTACTCCGACCGGTTGTGTGAAGCTGGCGCAAGACACCCTGGGGCTGTCCACCTGAGTCGCTTGGGCGGCGTCAGGACTGGGGGGGATGAATGACAAGGAAAAGACAGGCGAACGCCATGCGGATACCCGCCGCGGGCACCCCGGCGCTGTCCGGTGAACCCCTCCGCTCCGAGCATCGTCTGCGTATGGAGCAGGTGACCCATCCGCTGGCTGTCCAAAGCGATACATCCGGGACGGCGTGCTCCTCACTCGCCGTGCGAGTGATTGACGAGACGCCCTGCCGGGACACCCTCTCTCCGTATGGGTTTCCAGGCGGAGCGACCGACGGCTTGAGCCACGTGCCCGCACATGCCGTGGATTGGCGGGGCACGGAGCCTGTCGGCCTCTTCGTTTCGAGGCGCTGTTCGCATTGTCGCGCACGCCCGCGCAGAACGTCTTGGGAGAGATGATTTCCTGGGCCTCCAGCTGGGGCTTCCGCTCCATGGGGGCTGCGACGCGGCCGTGTACGCCGCGCCGGTCACGACGAAAAGCCCCGGCCTCCCGCCGGAGAGGGCGCGGGAGACCGGGGCTTCTCGTAGACGGCCGGGGCCGCGTGGGGTCAAGCGCTGACGTTCTGCTCGCCGGTGGATGCCTTCGCGGGGGGGAAGACGGACAGCACCTTGGCCACCGTCCCAGGCATCCTCGAAGGGGTATACGTGGGGATGAGGTCCTGGAGGGCGCGCTTCACGTCGAGGGCGTCACCGGCCTTGGCCGCGCGGTCCAGGCGCCGCAGCTGGAGCTGGAAGTCCGCGGGCGGCGCGGGGCTT
This genomic interval carries:
- a CDS encoding sugar transferase, coding for MQRQAGTGLFLKRCIDVLAAALGLICVCPVMAVTALFVWLTMGGPVLFRQQRPGRNGQLFTLFKFRTMLDATDADGQVLPDEQRLTWAGRLLRSTSLDELPQLLNVLKGDMSLVGPRPLLVEYLPRYSPEQARRHDVMPGITGWAQVNGRNALSWEERFRLDVWYVEHWSLALDLKVLALTVVRVLQRQGVSFASEATLHKFMGSAPSEPHRAALRQPEAAPVSPQSAAPASVERLGPPPPPARARGA
- a CDS encoding aminotransferase class I/II-fold pyridoxal phosphate-dependent enzyme, yielding MSSRIYLSSPHMGAFERGYVDDAFLSNWIAPLGPHVDAFQEEFARCVGSPHALALSSGTAALHLALQLVGVGPGDDVLVSTLTFSASVNPIRYLGASPVFIDSERTSWNMDPALLEEELTTRARQGRLPRAVVVVHLYGQSADLDPIMAACDRYGVPVVEDAAEALGSTYKGKAPGTVGRVGIYSFNGNKIITTSGGGMLVSADGELVQHALKLATQARDTAPHYQHSEIGYNYRMSNVLAAIGRGQLHVLEERVSARRANHAFYAEAFRDLPGIAFMPEAPWGRHTRWLTTVTIDPEVFGADREVVRTALERENIEARPVWKPMHLQPVFASFERRRGAVAEDLFRHGLCLPSGSNLTPRELERVVEVVRAVPRKQGLRTAG